In Streptomyces sp. NBC_00569, a single genomic region encodes these proteins:
- a CDS encoding maleylacetate reductase: protein MTITFDHTTQGQRVLFGTGDAAAHTVAALNGLGAERVLLIADAFVSELSDAVAERVCVVARIHEIVQHVPAENAARAVEVAQTHDADAIVTIGGGSAVGLAKIVARDAGLPIVAVPTTFAGSEATNVWGITEAGRKTTGIDDKVLPKIVVYDASLMASLPGQLAVSSGLNALAHAVDGFWAPRSNPINKAMGTEGLRALVPGLRALHADPDDIAAREQTLYGAYLAAVAFASAGSGLHHKICHALGGAYAMPHAETHSVVIGYVTAFNAPFAVDAAERVAAAVGDGLSAAAGIHALGRQIDAPSSLKELGLKEEDLPAAADLILPAVPPSNPRPVTREALEELLRAAWAGDPIT, encoded by the coding sequence ATGACGATCACCTTCGACCACACGACGCAGGGCCAGCGGGTGCTGTTCGGAACCGGCGACGCAGCCGCCCATACGGTCGCGGCGCTCAACGGTCTGGGTGCCGAGCGCGTCCTGCTCATCGCGGACGCGTTCGTATCGGAACTCTCCGACGCCGTGGCGGAACGGGTCTGTGTGGTGGCACGTATCCACGAGATCGTCCAACACGTCCCTGCCGAGAACGCCGCCAGGGCAGTGGAGGTCGCGCAGACGCACGACGCAGACGCGATCGTCACGATCGGCGGCGGCTCGGCAGTGGGCCTCGCGAAGATCGTCGCCCGCGACGCCGGCCTGCCGATCGTGGCGGTACCCACCACCTTCGCAGGCTCCGAAGCCACGAACGTCTGGGGCATCACCGAGGCCGGACGCAAGACCACCGGCATCGACGACAAGGTGCTGCCGAAGATCGTCGTCTACGACGCCTCCCTGATGGCGAGTCTGCCGGGGCAACTGGCCGTCTCCAGCGGGCTCAATGCCCTGGCCCACGCGGTCGACGGCTTCTGGGCCCCGCGAAGCAACCCGATCAACAAGGCGATGGGCACCGAAGGGCTGCGCGCCCTCGTCCCGGGCCTGCGTGCCCTGCACGCCGACCCGGACGATATCGCGGCTCGCGAACAGACCCTTTACGGCGCCTACCTCGCGGCCGTCGCCTTCGCCTCGGCCGGATCGGGCCTGCACCACAAGATCTGCCACGCCCTCGGCGGCGCTTATGCCATGCCGCACGCCGAGACCCACTCCGTCGTGATCGGCTATGTCACGGCCTTCAACGCCCCGTTTGCCGTCGATGCAGCCGAGCGCGTCGCCGCCGCTGTTGGCGACGGCCTTTCCGCCGCCGCAGGAATCCACGCGCTGGGCCGACAGATCGATGCCCCGAGTTCCCTGAAGGAACTCGGCCTCAAGGAGGAGGACCTGCCGGCAGCGGCGGACCTCATCCTCCCTGCTGTCCCGCCTTCCAACCCCCGGCCGGTGACCAGGGAAGCGCTGGAGGAATTGCTGCGCGCGGCGTGGGCTGGTGATCCGATCACGTAA
- a CDS encoding MmgE/PrpD family protein — MTDTQPSLTERLATHWADLPFEQIPTDVVERVKDNILDTLAVALAGAGTDEATRVNGALADVQGNGSGSLVWGTPHRLSPAHAALANGTAAHARDFDDGGGPGHAGSTVLPAAIAVAEATGADGPALIAATIAGYDIGYRTLQSLGGFAAHTDRGWHSSGTMGSFAAAAASAKVLGLDAERFADALGIAGSFTGGVWAFIDDGAWTKRIHPGKAGETGADAALLARAGITGPRRIFEAEWGGLFALYNGGEGFPEKALKELGVDFNVASAYIKPYACCRGSHSTIDAVLAMVDARDIRPQDVHRIVITAGETAVNMLSVDPIESVFDAQFSLPYAVAVALHHRRVGLDQFDPPRVGEPAVRATLDKISMQVDIDIQLEDGPLLEVEFTNGEKVTLVAGNPTTAKGSAESPLTHAEVVGKAEELLAPYGPSVADGLVRAVENLDNSRDLTELLRALRAGTRGD; from the coding sequence GCCTGGCCACGCACTGGGCGGATCTTCCGTTCGAACAGATCCCCACCGACGTTGTCGAGCGCGTCAAGGACAACATCCTGGACACGCTGGCCGTGGCGCTCGCCGGAGCCGGAACCGACGAGGCCACGCGGGTTAACGGAGCCCTGGCCGACGTGCAGGGCAACGGGTCGGGGAGCTTGGTCTGGGGTACGCCCCACAGGCTGTCGCCCGCGCACGCCGCACTGGCCAACGGGACGGCAGCCCACGCCCGCGACTTCGACGACGGCGGCGGTCCCGGGCACGCAGGATCCACGGTGCTGCCTGCGGCAATAGCCGTCGCCGAGGCGACCGGGGCGGACGGACCGGCGCTGATCGCCGCGACGATCGCCGGCTACGACATCGGCTACCGCACCCTGCAGTCGCTCGGCGGCTTCGCCGCGCACACCGACCGTGGATGGCACTCCAGCGGCACCATGGGCAGCTTCGCCGCAGCTGCGGCGAGTGCCAAGGTGCTGGGCCTGGATGCCGAGCGCTTCGCCGATGCCCTGGGAATCGCCGGCTCCTTCACCGGCGGCGTCTGGGCGTTCATCGACGACGGGGCCTGGACCAAGCGGATCCACCCCGGCAAGGCGGGGGAGACCGGAGCCGACGCCGCACTTCTCGCCCGGGCCGGGATCACCGGCCCGCGCCGGATCTTCGAGGCCGAATGGGGCGGCCTGTTCGCCCTGTACAACGGCGGCGAGGGCTTTCCCGAGAAGGCGCTGAAGGAACTTGGAGTCGACTTCAACGTGGCGAGCGCGTACATCAAGCCGTACGCCTGCTGCCGAGGCAGCCACTCGACCATCGACGCTGTGCTCGCGATGGTCGACGCGCGGGACATCCGGCCCCAGGATGTGCACCGGATTGTGATCACCGCCGGTGAGACAGCGGTGAACATGCTCTCCGTCGACCCCATCGAGTCGGTCTTCGATGCGCAGTTCAGCCTTCCGTACGCGGTCGCCGTCGCCCTCCATCACCGGCGCGTCGGGCTCGACCAGTTCGACCCGCCCCGTGTCGGCGAGCCTGCCGTCCGCGCAACGCTCGACAAGATCTCGATGCAGGTGGACATCGACATCCAGCTGGAGGACGGGCCGCTGCTGGAGGTCGAGTTCACCAACGGGGAGAAGGTGACCCTGGTCGCCGGCAACCCCACCACCGCCAAGGGGTCGGCCGAGAGCCCGCTCACGCATGCCGAAGTCGTGGGCAAGGCGGAGGAACTGCTCGCACCGTACGGGCCGTCGGTCGCAGACGGCCTGGTGCGTGCAGTGGAGAACCTGGACAACTCTCGGGACCTGACCGAGCTGCTGCGCGCGCTGCGCGCAGGAACACGAGGAGACTGA
- a CDS encoding SDR family oxidoreductase: MSRIVISGASGDLGRRVTKLLLAASPGAELALVTRTPEKLADRAAEGLAVLQGDYTDRESLDAAYRGADTLFLISGLNLGRRVEEHRNAIAAARGAGVKHIVYTSVGGGEHPKNPALSAQDHYQSELDLRSSGLAYTFLRNHLYAEIVSNIWMAPAAESGRLEMATGEGSLAPVAKSDVARSTAAVLRAPEEHAGAVYEITGPELLSMRDIVRIGSEVHGVPITYTPLTREQRLAHFDSVGLPRTYDPAMPASDEGHRWASDELVSADVAQAEGYQALLSHHVQRLTGRQPESLRSVMERVKSVRYDQIDASA; this comes from the coding sequence ATGAGCCGAATCGTCATCAGCGGAGCCTCGGGAGACCTCGGGCGCCGCGTCACGAAGTTGCTGCTCGCTGCGAGCCCCGGCGCCGAACTGGCGCTGGTGACCCGCACCCCCGAGAAGCTGGCCGACCGCGCGGCCGAGGGTCTCGCCGTACTGCAGGGCGACTACACCGACCGGGAGTCCCTGGACGCGGCCTACCGCGGCGCGGACACGCTCTTCCTCATCAGCGGCCTCAACCTCGGCCGACGGGTCGAAGAGCACCGCAACGCGATCGCGGCTGCCCGCGGAGCAGGGGTCAAGCACATCGTCTACACCTCCGTCGGCGGTGGCGAGCACCCCAAGAACCCCGCCCTGTCCGCTCAGGACCACTACCAGAGCGAACTGGACCTGCGATCCTCCGGGCTTGCCTACACCTTCCTACGCAACCATCTGTACGCCGAGATCGTCAGCAACATCTGGATGGCGCCCGCAGCGGAAAGCGGCCGGCTGGAGATGGCGACCGGCGAGGGCTCCCTCGCCCCCGTGGCCAAGAGTGACGTGGCCCGCAGCACCGCCGCTGTGCTGCGCGCGCCCGAGGAGCATGCGGGCGCCGTCTACGAGATCACCGGACCCGAGCTGCTGAGCATGCGCGACATCGTGCGGATCGGCTCCGAGGTGCACGGGGTCCCGATCACCTACACGCCCCTGACCCGCGAGCAGCGGCTGGCGCACTTCGACTCCGTCGGCCTCCCCCGCACCTACGACCCGGCCATGCCGGCCAGCGACGAGGGCCACCGGTGGGCCAGCGACGAGCTGGTGTCGGCGGACGTGGCACAGGCCGAGGGCTACCAGGCACTGCTCTCCCACCACGTACAGCGGCTCACCGGTCGGCAGCCCGAATCGCTCCGATCGGTGATGGAGCGCGTCAAGTCCGTCCGCTACGACCAGATCGACGCGTCGGCTTGA
- a CDS encoding bifunctional 5,10-methylenetetrahydrofolate dehydrogenase/5,10-methenyltetrahydrofolate cyclohydrolase, which translates to MTAQLLDGRATSKAVLQDLTKQVDQFVLEHDRRPVLATVLVGDDPASHTYVRMKVNRCRDVGIESRRIDLDADIDTENLCRVISGLSADPEVDGILLQHPVPGHIDERAAFEAISPAKDVDGVTRTSFAAMAFTEEGFASATPGGIMALLDAYDVPLVGRHAVVVGRSAILGKPMGMLLLGRDATVTYCHSRTTDLRAQVEQADIVVAAVGSPGLVKGEWIKPGAVVIDAGYADNRGDVEFEAAAEHASLITPVPGGVGPMTIATLLVQTLRAARLRSATKVSVG; encoded by the coding sequence GTGACTGCACAACTCCTGGACGGCCGCGCTACATCGAAGGCGGTGCTCCAGGACCTCACGAAGCAGGTCGACCAGTTCGTCCTCGAGCACGACCGCCGGCCGGTACTGGCGACCGTACTCGTGGGCGACGACCCCGCTTCGCACACCTATGTGCGCATGAAGGTCAACCGCTGCCGGGATGTCGGCATCGAATCCCGGCGGATCGATCTCGACGCCGACATCGACACCGAGAACCTGTGTCGGGTCATCAGCGGCCTCTCGGCCGATCCCGAGGTCGACGGCATCCTTCTGCAGCACCCAGTCCCCGGCCACATCGACGAGCGCGCCGCGTTCGAGGCGATCTCCCCGGCCAAAGACGTCGACGGTGTGACCCGCACGTCGTTCGCCGCCATGGCCTTCACCGAGGAAGGCTTCGCCTCCGCGACGCCGGGCGGCATCATGGCCTTGCTCGACGCCTACGACGTGCCGCTGGTCGGCCGGCACGCGGTGGTCGTCGGCCGCAGCGCCATTTTGGGCAAGCCCATGGGGATGCTCCTGCTGGGTCGCGATGCGACCGTGACGTACTGCCACTCGCGCACCACCGACCTACGTGCCCAGGTCGAGCAGGCCGACATCGTCGTGGCGGCGGTCGGATCGCCGGGTCTGGTCAAGGGCGAGTGGATCAAGCCGGGGGCTGTCGTGATCGACGCGGGTTACGCCGACAATCGCGGCGATGTCGAGTTCGAGGCGGCCGCGGAGCACGCCTCCCTCATCACCCCGGTACCCGGTGGCGTAGGCCCGATGACCATCGCGACGCTCCTCGTACAGACCCTCCGCGCGGCCCGGCTGCGGTCGGCCACGAAGGTGTCGGTCGGCTGA
- the purU gene encoding formyltetrahydrofolate deformylase translates to MPAPDQPTPDLGRLIVQGADQPGIVSAVSSVLARAGANVVSLDQYSTGSAGGRFFQRTAFHLDGLAGHLPTLSAELDEALGSLGLSYRLIEARKPKRVAIMASKSDHCLLDLLWRQRRGEIPMNIAMVISNHPDLGEDVRGFGIPFIHVPVEKGAKDVAEKEHLKLLKGNIDLLVLARYMQIISGDFLEEVGAPVINIHHSFLPAFVGAGPYQKARDRGVKLVGATAHYVTEDLDEGPIIEQDVVRVSHHETTPDLQRRGADVERQVLSRAVTWHCEDRVLLNGNQTVVF, encoded by the coding sequence ATGCCCGCACCCGATCAACCCACCCCGGACCTCGGCCGTCTGATCGTCCAGGGCGCGGACCAGCCGGGCATCGTCTCGGCGGTGTCGTCCGTACTCGCCCGGGCCGGCGCAAACGTCGTCTCCCTCGACCAGTACTCGACCGGCTCCGCCGGCGGCCGGTTCTTCCAGCGCACCGCCTTCCATTTGGACGGGCTCGCAGGCCACTTGCCCACGCTCTCCGCCGAGCTCGATGAAGCGCTGGGCTCGCTGGGCCTCAGCTACCGCCTCATAGAAGCGCGCAAGCCCAAGCGGGTCGCCATCATGGCCTCGAAGTCCGACCACTGCCTTCTCGACCTGCTGTGGCGACAGCGCCGCGGCGAGATCCCCATGAACATCGCCATGGTCATCTCCAACCACCCCGACCTGGGCGAGGACGTACGCGGCTTCGGTATCCCGTTCATCCACGTTCCCGTGGAGAAGGGGGCCAAGGATGTCGCCGAGAAGGAGCACCTGAAGCTGCTCAAGGGCAACATCGATCTGCTCGTGCTGGCCCGCTACATGCAGATCATTTCCGGCGACTTCCTCGAGGAGGTCGGCGCTCCTGTCATCAACATCCATCACTCCTTCCTGCCGGCGTTCGTCGGCGCCGGCCCGTACCAGAAGGCCAGGGACCGGGGTGTGAAGTTGGTCGGTGCCACCGCCCACTACGTGACCGAGGACCTCGACGAAGGCCCCATCATTGAGCAGGACGTCGTACGGGTCTCGCACCACGAGACGACCCCCGACCTTCAACGGCGAGGCGCCGACGTGGAGCGGCAGGTCCTGTCCCGGGCGGTGACATGGCACTGCGAGGACCGGGTGCTGCTCAACGGCAATCAGACCGTCGTGTTCTGA
- a CDS encoding NAD(P)/FAD-dependent oxidoreductase — MSPSTTTDVAVIGGSTAGLRAAEAVARHAPELSVTVISDESHLPYELPPLSKIPLHDRVDIDTLVYPLARDLRDKGVDFRLGTRARSLDTGSNTVHLSSGGALTYRALVIATGCEAVVPPPFADQRGVHVLRRFEDATALRAAVTDPKAAVAVVGAGFIGGEFASTLAKAGRTVSLIDLAAKPLGRFGEPVADAYTALHRGAGVGLHLGSAVTDVVERDGRRSLLLTDGTWVPADVIVVGVGVRPAIDWLNGSGLTFDNGILADATLRVSRNVFAAGDAVRWPNARFGAPMRIEHWTSAAEQGRAAGINAAKLIHGDTGDGFANVPYFWSDQHGVRIQFAGCLTGDEEIEESSTGDGTLFLYHRGGVVNGVLAFDRRADFVKLRALLRRELTRRAADEFLR; from the coding sequence GTGAGCCCATCCACCACCACCGACGTCGCCGTCATAGGCGGTTCCACTGCCGGCCTCCGCGCCGCAGAAGCCGTCGCACGCCACGCACCCGAGCTGAGCGTGACCGTGATCAGCGACGAATCCCACCTGCCCTACGAGCTGCCACCGCTGTCCAAGATCCCGCTGCACGACCGCGTCGACATCGACACGCTCGTCTACCCCCTGGCTCGCGACTTGCGGGACAAGGGCGTCGACTTCCGGCTGGGCACCCGTGCCAGGTCGCTCGACACCGGCTCGAACACCGTCCATCTGTCATCAGGTGGAGCACTGACCTACCGCGCTCTGGTCATCGCCACCGGATGCGAGGCCGTTGTTCCGCCGCCGTTCGCAGACCAACGCGGTGTGCACGTACTGCGCCGCTTCGAGGACGCGACGGCCCTGCGCGCCGCGGTCACCGACCCCAAGGCTGCCGTCGCCGTAGTCGGGGCCGGATTCATCGGTGGCGAATTCGCCTCGACACTCGCCAAGGCGGGGCGCACGGTCTCGCTCATCGACCTGGCTGCCAAGCCACTGGGGCGGTTCGGCGAACCTGTCGCCGACGCCTATACGGCGTTGCACCGCGGGGCCGGTGTCGGCCTGCATCTGGGCAGTGCCGTCACCGACGTCGTCGAACGGGACGGACGCCGTTCGTTGCTGCTGACCGACGGCACATGGGTACCGGCCGACGTCATCGTCGTCGGCGTCGGAGTGCGTCCTGCGATCGACTGGCTGAACGGATCAGGGCTGACCTTCGACAACGGCATCCTGGCCGACGCCACCCTGCGTGTCTCGCGCAACGTGTTCGCTGCCGGGGACGCGGTCCGCTGGCCCAACGCACGATTCGGCGCCCCCATGAGGATCGAGCACTGGACGAGTGCCGCCGAACAGGGCCGTGCGGCGGGAATCAACGCGGCGAAACTGATCCACGGCGACACGGGCGACGGTTTCGCCAACGTGCCCTACTTCTGGTCGGACCAGCACGGGGTCCGCATCCAGTTCGCGGGCTGTCTGACCGGAGATGAGGAGATCGAGGAGAGCAGTACCGGGGACGGGACGCTCTTCCTCTACCACCGCGGTGGCGTGGTCAACGGTGTGCTGGCGTTCGATCGCCGTGCCGACTTCGTGAAGCTGCGGGCCCTGCTGCGCCGGGAACTCACCCGGCGGGCAGCAGACGAGTTCCTGCGATGA
- a CDS encoding SDR family NAD(P)-dependent oxidoreductase: MSDETDRRSAVITGAAQGLGADIARRLADGGFDLALLDLNKEGLDRTKEEIESSHGGARIETMPLDLSEDTSVAEAFRDIDAAFGRIDVLVNTAGGSGTLQVRDIEELSPQVWHTVLGNNVTSTFLCCKYAVPVMRRNGYGRIVNFSSAVSRGLSGPSGTIGARLPYAASKAAINGFTRQLAKDLTRSGITVNAVSPGLILPDEGRVRSVFDSLAAADQAAIRAAIPAGRTGTAQEISAAVAYLVSEGAGFTSGTVLDVDGAAS; this comes from the coding sequence ATGAGTGACGAGACAGACCGCCGCAGCGCGGTCATCACCGGCGCGGCACAGGGCCTGGGCGCGGACATCGCCCGCCGGCTGGCGGATGGCGGGTTCGACCTCGCCCTGCTGGACCTGAACAAGGAGGGACTGGACCGTACGAAGGAGGAAATCGAGAGCAGCCACGGCGGTGCCAGGATCGAGACGATGCCCCTGGACCTCTCCGAGGACACGAGTGTTGCAGAGGCATTCCGCGACATCGACGCCGCGTTCGGACGCATCGATGTGCTCGTGAACACGGCGGGCGGCAGCGGGACCTTGCAGGTCCGGGACATCGAGGAGCTCTCCCCGCAGGTCTGGCACACGGTGTTGGGCAACAACGTCACCAGCACCTTCCTTTGCTGCAAGTACGCGGTGCCGGTCATGCGCCGCAACGGCTACGGCCGGATCGTCAACTTCTCCTCAGCGGTATCCCGCGGACTGTCCGGCCCGTCCGGGACGATCGGAGCGCGGCTTCCCTACGCCGCGTCAAAGGCGGCGATCAACGGCTTCACCCGGCAGCTCGCCAAGGACCTCACTCGCAGCGGGATAACCGTCAACGCGGTCTCTCCGGGCCTCATCCTGCCCGATGAGGGGCGGGTGCGGTCGGTGTTCGACTCCCTGGCGGCAGCGGACCAGGCCGCCATCCGCGCGGCCATTCCGGCGGGCAGGACCGGCACGGCTCAGGAGATTTCCGCGGCCGTCGCCTACCTCGTCTCAGAGGGAGCCGGCTTCACGTCCGGCACCGTTCTGGACGTCGACGGCGCAGCTTCCTAG
- a CDS encoding alpha/beta fold hydrolase: MLQDPLVLIPALGSDARLWQPVIDHLHERLEVECLVIRGVGDSIESMADSILAQAPDRFCLAGISMGGYVALDIVLREPERVVGLALLNTSAFAAPPDRKKGGHQAISLTESGHFAEAVRNVSGAVAPGRPEVTAVAATMAHDLGADVFKAQQLAVLNRDDRTMETPGIKAPTLIVAGDADAITPLALSEEMAGSVPNAQLHVLEGVGHLSTLEAPALVASHLADWLLRTDDQERRRRS; the protein is encoded by the coding sequence TTGCTCCAAGATCCGTTGGTCCTCATACCGGCACTTGGTTCGGACGCCCGGCTGTGGCAGCCGGTCATCGACCACCTCCACGAGCGCCTCGAAGTCGAATGCCTGGTCATCCGGGGCGTCGGAGACTCCATTGAGTCCATGGCGGACAGCATCCTGGCCCAGGCGCCGGACCGGTTCTGCCTGGCCGGGATCTCTATGGGCGGCTACGTTGCGCTGGACATCGTGCTGCGCGAGCCCGAGCGAGTCGTCGGGCTCGCGTTGCTGAACACCTCCGCGTTCGCCGCCCCGCCCGACCGGAAGAAGGGTGGCCACCAGGCGATCTCCCTGACGGAGTCCGGCCACTTCGCAGAGGCCGTGCGCAACGTCAGCGGCGCCGTCGCGCCAGGCCGGCCCGAGGTGACGGCCGTCGCCGCCACCATGGCCCATGACCTGGGAGCCGACGTCTTCAAGGCGCAGCAACTCGCCGTCCTCAACCGCGACGACCGCACGATGGAAACGCCGGGGATCAAGGCCCCGACGCTGATCGTCGCCGGAGACGCCGACGCCATCACTCCACTCGCGCTCAGCGAGGAGATGGCCGGCTCGGTACCCAACGCGCAGCTGCACGTACTCGAAGGCGTCGGACACCTGTCTACCCTCGAAGCGCCCGCCCTCGTCGCCTCACATCTGGCGGACTGGCTGCTGCGTACCGACGATCAAGAGCGGAGGCGCAGGTCATGA
- a CDS encoding aminomethyl transferase family protein, whose amino-acid sequence MPTYLNIFGGLHIWEGDGWKQESMSWKTSSYLASNLTGLPEMIFSGPHAQEFLSRLSINNVYKWPVGTSKHLVMLDERGYIATHGLAVRQGEERFRMFAAMPWPQYIAPSVGLDVDFETRDIFLFQIAGPTSLQVLERLTGESLRDLKFLGVKPITIPGIDGTAEIELSRIGMAGTLAYELRGPVEHGPAAFDATYRAGKEFGLKRLGWRTYLVNHTEGGFPQQGCTFLPAAFADRGFVTHPVFGAGLPPGHVQGPLPGSAEPDDLSTRLRTPFEVNWGWMAKFDHDFIGREALETEAANRRRKTVVLRWNKEDVLDVFASQFESGEEYKHFEFPTTPQAPAGGHADLVTRDGETVGISSVAVYSYYYREMISHSTIDVDLAEIGTEVVVQWGDHGGRIKQIRATVERFPYLELASNKDFDLSSIPSGVAAP is encoded by the coding sequence GTGCCGACATACCTGAACATCTTCGGCGGCCTGCACATATGGGAGGGGGACGGCTGGAAGCAGGAGTCGATGTCGTGGAAGACGAGCTCCTATCTGGCGTCGAACCTGACCGGGCTGCCCGAGATGATCTTCAGCGGTCCGCACGCGCAGGAGTTCCTTTCGCGACTGAGTATCAACAACGTCTACAAGTGGCCGGTCGGCACCTCCAAGCACCTCGTGATGCTCGACGAGCGCGGCTACATCGCCACCCACGGGCTGGCGGTCAGGCAAGGCGAGGAACGCTTCCGTATGTTCGCCGCCATGCCTTGGCCGCAGTACATTGCGCCATCGGTGGGGCTGGACGTGGACTTCGAGACGCGGGACATCTTCCTGTTCCAGATCGCCGGTCCGACCTCGCTACAGGTCCTGGAGCGGCTGACCGGTGAGTCGCTGCGCGACCTGAAGTTCCTCGGCGTCAAGCCGATCACCATCCCGGGGATCGACGGAACGGCGGAGATCGAACTTTCCCGGATCGGCATGGCCGGAACCCTGGCGTACGAGCTTCGCGGACCGGTCGAGCACGGCCCCGCGGCGTTCGACGCGACGTACCGGGCGGGGAAGGAGTTCGGGCTCAAGCGTCTTGGCTGGCGCACCTACCTCGTCAATCACACCGAGGGCGGCTTTCCGCAGCAGGGCTGCACCTTCCTACCGGCCGCGTTCGCCGACCGGGGATTCGTCACGCACCCGGTGTTCGGGGCCGGGCTTCCACCGGGCCACGTGCAGGGGCCGCTGCCGGGCAGCGCCGAGCCCGACGACCTGAGCACTCGGCTGCGCACCCCGTTCGAGGTGAACTGGGGCTGGATGGCCAAGTTCGACCACGACTTCATCGGCCGCGAAGCTCTGGAGACCGAGGCCGCCAACCGCCGTCGCAAGACGGTTGTGCTGCGGTGGAACAAGGAAGACGTACTCGACGTCTTCGCCTCGCAGTTCGAGTCCGGCGAGGAGTACAAGCACTTCGAATTCCCCACCACACCGCAGGCTCCGGCCGGCGGCCATGCCGATCTGGTCACCCGGGACGGCGAGACGGTCGGGATCTCTTCCGTGGCGGTGTACTCCTACTACTACCGCGAGATGATCTCGCACTCCACGATCGATGTGGACCTCGCCGAGATCGGCACGGAGGTCGTCGTGCAGTGGGGCGACCACGGCGGCCGGATCAAGCAGATCCGCGCCACCGTCGAGCGGTTCCCGTACCTGGAACTGGCCTCCAACAAGGACTTCGACCTCAGCTCCATCCCCTCCGGCGTCGCCGCTCCGTGA
- a CDS encoding mesaconyl-C4 CoA hydratase, with amino-acid sequence MATREATQTVERTEVIAAEQTESLAAALDIDVPHAAGDMVPPLWHWTYLLERGPERELGEDGHPETGVPAPPGPGRRRMFGGGRVTTHGGLVIGAPATKVTSIARSVEKEGRTGPLTLTTVRQDILQHGELVIREEQDIVYRAPGSSALPRPAVKPPRNDGPKLELVVDERLLFRFSALTYNSHRIHYDVDWCKQEGYDGLVIHGPLLALMMGEHFRRQGIDLRGKTFAYRFVSPLTKPQKITIAPSAKGLEHGAEARGADGTVAAVSTLTEA; translated from the coding sequence GTGGCCACGCGCGAAGCGACGCAGACCGTCGAACGGACCGAGGTCATCGCGGCCGAGCAGACGGAATCCCTGGCAGCGGCGCTGGACATCGACGTCCCTCACGCCGCGGGAGACATGGTGCCTCCACTGTGGCACTGGACCTACCTGCTGGAGAGGGGACCGGAACGGGAGCTCGGCGAGGACGGCCATCCCGAGACCGGAGTTCCCGCCCCGCCCGGTCCGGGACGCCGCCGCATGTTCGGCGGGGGGCGGGTGACGACCCATGGCGGGCTGGTGATCGGGGCGCCCGCCACCAAGGTGACCTCGATCGCGCGGTCCGTCGAAAAGGAGGGCAGGACAGGCCCGCTCACCCTCACCACGGTTCGTCAGGACATCCTTCAGCACGGTGAACTGGTGATCCGGGAGGAGCAGGACATCGTCTACCGGGCACCCGGCTCCAGCGCCCTGCCGCGCCCCGCCGTGAAGCCGCCCCGGAACGACGGTCCGAAGCTGGAGCTGGTCGTCGACGAGCGGCTGCTGTTCCGGTTCTCGGCGCTTACGTACAACTCTCACCGCATCCACTACGACGTGGACTGGTGCAAGCAGGAGGGGTACGACGGCCTTGTCATCCATGGCCCGCTGCTGGCCCTCATGATGGGCGAACACTTCCGCCGCCAGGGCATCGACCTGCGGGGCAAGACCTTTGCCTACCGGTTCGTCTCGCCGCTGACCAAGCCGCAGAAGATCACGATCGCCCCTTCTGCCAAGGGACTCGAGCACGGCGCCGAGGCCCGTGGCGCCGATGGCACCGTCGCCGCGGTGAGCACCCTCACGGAGGCATGA